CTCACCAGATGTTCTGTAAACAAGGACATAAGTGGAAAGAAGACCATGAAGATTATTCCTCTCAAAGACCGTGGAGAGCCTGTTGTTATTTCGTTGCCACTTTCCCAGGTTATTTACCTTTCCCATTTCAGCAGTTAAATGTTATCTTCTAACCATTTTTATCACATTGCAAAGCTGCACTTTCCTTTCTCTAACACTAAATTGAACTGAATAAACAGATCGATGGACTGAGCAGTGTTCGGATGTACATACCTAAGGATCTTTTGCCTGTAGAAGCTCGAGAAAATACCTTGAGGAAAGTCGAAGAAGTGATTTCCAGGTTTGCTAAAGATGGGATTCCCCTATTGGATCCAGAAGAAGATATGGAAGTAAGAACAATCTAATGCATGTTGCATTGCTAGGTTTCCTCTCCTGTAGATGTAATAATCTGAGTTCCTTTTAGGTAAAATCAAGCTCCTACCGGAAAGCCACCAGAAGAATAGAAGCTCTGGAGAGCTTATTTGAGAAGCATGACGTCCGTAATTCTCCCCATATCCAACAAAGGCTTAAGATCTTTCATGCTAAGAAAGAAATATCTGCCAAAATAAAGTCCATCAAGAAAACCATGCGGGCTTCAACTGCTCTAGCCTTCAAGGATGAGCTTAAGGCCCGGAAACGAGTTCTTCGTAGGCTGGGGTAAGTGCATCCTTTGACAACTAAAtgataatctttttttttgtggggaaCTAAATGTTAATCTTTGGAGTGCTTGTTCATGTGGAACTTGCAAAATGAACTTTCCTGTTACATAATATCGAGTGAATAGGCACTAGGCAGCATAACATCTCCATGTTTTTTGTATTTCATAAATAATTATCGGATATCTTGTTTCTTTCAGATACATCACAAGTGAGGATGTTGTTGAAGTGAAGGGCAAAGTGGCATGTGAGATCAGCTCAGCTGACGAACTAACATTGACAGAGCTTATGTTCAGCGGTGCTTTGAAGGATGCTACCGTAGAGCAGATGGTGGCTCTGCTCTCTTGCTTTGTTTGGCAGGAAAAGCTCCAGGATGCACCAAAGCCTAGGGATGAGCTCGACTTGCTCTTTTACCAGCTGCAGGAGACGGCACGTAGGGTTGCTAACCTTCAGCTCGAATGCAAGGTACTAAATAAAGACCATACCAATCAATGCTGATGTTATAGCACAATATTGTCGTCAGAATTGGATACTAACTAATGTTGAAACCTATTGTGTGCTGGCCTCTCCGATGACAGATCCAGATCGATGTGGAGACTTTCGTGAATTCGTTCCGACCAGATGTAATGGAAGCCGTGTATTCATGGGCCAGAGGGTCCAAGTTCCACCAGATCATGGAGATGACCCAGGTGTTTGAAGGCAGCTTGATCAGGGCCATCAGGAGGCTGGAGGAGGTCCTGCAGCAGCTGATCCTGGCATCCAAGTCGATCGGCGAGACCGAGCTAGAAGCGAAGCTAGAGGAAGCTGTTAGCAAGATTAAGAGGGACATCGTGTTTGCGGCATCTCTGTACTTGTAACACGAACATTTTTGCTGGCGCCACAAAGAACTCTCATTTGTCTGAATGGCAGATACTCTACAATTTTGTCACTGTAGTAGTCACTTTGTAGCTTTGTACAATCAAGTGCTAATTGAATTAATTGGATGAAAAATTCGAAGGATGCAAAATTGTATTCGTTTCCTTATGTATACAGAAACTATGTCAAGAATGGCTGTAAACAGGCCAGTGAAGTCTCAGATAAATCTTGTAATGTTTTGATTTCACCTGAAGGGGTGTCAGTGAGTGTCTGATGCAAGTTGGGTCCATGACCATCAATCTGTATTATGTTTGCTAGCCCTGACCTGAAGGACAGTTTACAAAATTTTGACAAGCCCGAGGACTGAGCATAATGGAAAGGACTTGTAGCATACAATTTACAGTAACAAATAGTACAGTTAACTCAGGAGTTTGGCAGTTCGTGGACTGAGCATAGTGACATCACCATCAGACTACCTATATACATAAAAATGGTGTATTAATAAAATACACCATTAGTCCATCGACAAAAATGAACAATTTAGTTCATGAACTCGAAAAACAAAACTTAAGCCCCTAAACTGTAACTAGTATGTCACTTTAGttcaaaaacggttcggcgaggactaaacacgccacgtggccaccACGTCGGTTTCGGCAACCCCTTCACCGGCATCCTCTCGTCAAAATTGAGCGTTGTGGACTTGATAACAACCTTAGGCGAGGCAGCGGAGGCAACATCGTGGTTCTCAGGGCCCAGGATCCCCGTCTGGGTGCGGCCGCCTTGCCCCTCGCGGGTGGCTCGGcctggtgattttgcaaaaaaataatcctGAGAAAATCGACTAGCAGCCCGCgggcctggccgaagccgacgtggtggccacatggcgtgtttaagcctcgTCGAACccttttggactaaagtggcACAGTATTCACAGTTTAAGGATTTAAAGGTGTGTTTTCCGAGTTCGTGAATTAAAGTATTCATTTTTGTTGAGTTCATgaactagtggtgtattttactctagtTGTAAGTACAGAGCTGTCGTTTGTGATGAccgttgctgctgctacaTGCCATAAACAAGGCAGTAACtaaattgtcaaaaaaaaaaaacaaggcagTAAATAAAttgtccaaaaaaaataaggcAGTAAATAATGAGCCattaagttaaaaaaaaaagacgtgAAAAAAAGCTTTCTTTCTTCCCAGGCCAGAAGGAATGGCTTTCTTTCACTCACTCGGGTGAGGTCCCCAGCTGAGCCGTGCCATTTCCATGGTGGAGTACAAGAGAGGGCAAAGTAAAATCCTCAACAAAGGTGCCtccaacacacacacacacacacacacacagagtacatacatacatacatacagccgccgcttctcctccttctcccctgTTTTCTGATCACCACCatgtcctcttcctcccgcgGCAACCTCAACAATCAAgacctcgacggcggcgcggcggccaaGCGCCtacgcggcagcagcagcagcagcaagtcgccgccggagccgacgTCGGTGCTGTACAACCGCAGCCCTAGCCCGCCGACCTCGTCGTcccactcctcctccgccgcgccggagCCGCCCCCCATCAGCGCCGAGGACTGGGACGCCGTCTTCCTCTCCGCCGGCCCTGCCATGGCcgtccccgcctccgccgcgccgcaccACAGCCAGGCCCAGGAGGACAGCTCCTTCCTCCGCTGGATCATGGACACCGGCTACGCCGACGGCGATGCCGACGCCTTCGGCTTCAAATcctccaccggcgccgccttctTCGACCCTTCCTTCCTAAATCCTCAATCCCCCGCGCCTCAGCAGCAACAAGAGGAGCTCTTCGCCCTGCCGCAGCAGCTCCCTCTCCCAGCCGTGGCCCAGAGAGAGGAGATTCTCGAGCCTCAGGGGGCGGTGGACGAGCTGCTcgaggcggcgcggctcgccgacgccggggACTCCACTGGCGCCAGGGAGATATTGGCGCGGCTCAATCACCATGGCCTCcttcccccttctcctccgccgccggggcaCCCTCCGctgctccgcgccgccgcgctcctccgcgacgcgctgctgctccgcctcctcccgcccggctccggctccggctccgtcCGCCCGCAACCGTCGCCGCTCGACGTGGCCCTCAAGCTCGCCGCGCACAAGGCCATGGCGGACGCGTCCCCGGCTGTCCAGTTCGCCAGCTTCACCTCCACGCAGGCcttcctcgacgccgccggcgccggcggagtcCACCTCGTCGACTTCGACCTCGGCTTCGGCGCCCACTGGCCGCCGCTCATGCAGGAGCTCGCGCACAGCTCCCGCCGCGCCTCTCcctccgcgccggcggcggcgctgaagCTGACGGCACTGGTCTCCGCCTCGGgatcgcccatggagctccGCCTCTCCCAGGAGAGCCTCACGCGCTTCGCTGCCGACCTCGGCATCCCCTTCGAGTTCGCCGCCCTCACCTTCGACCCTTCATCTCCCATGCCCGGCTTATCGTTATCGGCCGACGAGACTGTCGCCGTGCACGTGACCGTCGGCGGGGTGACCTCCGCCGTGTCTCCGGCGACGCTCCGCCTCATCAAGCAGCTCCGCCCCGCCATCGTTGTCTGTGTTGACCACGGCGGCGGTTGCGACATGCCGCTGCCGAGCCATGCGCTCAACGTGCtgcgctcctccgccgcgctgCTCGAGTCGCtggccgcgggcggcgcgtcGCCGGACGTGGTGACGAAGGTCGAGCAGTTCGTCCTGCGCCCCAGGGTCGAGCGCGGCCTGGtccctgccggcggcgacaagCTGCCGCCATGGCGGTCCTTGTTCGCGTCCGCTGGGTTCGCACCGCTGCAGCTTAGCAATGCGGCGGAGGCGCAGGCCGAGTGCCTGCTCAGGCGCACGGCGGCCAGCCATGGCTTCCACGCCGAGAAGCGGCAACCTGGGGAGCTCGCGCTCTGCTGGCGGCGGTCGGAGCTCGTGTCGGTGTCCGCATGGCGCTGCTGATCATCCTCTTTGACTGCAGCAGAACCTGCGCTGCAGCAGCTTGGTACAGTTGTAGTAGATTGTTTTCATCTTTCTCAAGGATTAGTAGCCAATTAATCTTGGTTTGTAATATCATATGGTAGCAATTCGAGGCATGGACAATGGAAGATTTGCAATTGCTCAGCATGTTTGTTAACCCCCTAGCTTTTGTTTCCATTGTTCATATTGTAATTCTGTGTGCTGAAGATATGTGTATTATGCCAGTCATATTTGAGACTGGTTGTAGTTAActtcttctttgtttcttcctTGTAAATCAAGAAGAAAAGTTCAAGGAAAGCAAACACTTGAATCCTGTAGAAATTGGTACTACGTTGCAGCAATTGCAATTTGCAACTGGCAAGCAGTCAAAAGGAAGGCTTCATtaacatgcttgcatgtaaGCTCCAAACAAAACCAGCAATCAGAGCATGCAACTAAGGTATGTAGATTGATGGGACAATTCTACTTGTAATCagattttcttcttattttcgtgtctgtaattttttttggaaaaggaCATCGACAATGAACAGTAGATATGAATGCGATGTGCCTTCATTTATAAGTCATGTCCATTGTACCAGTATCTTTCAACCATCAGGATTAAGGATTTACATATTGCacccttgattttttttcaagaattgTCATGTTTTTTCTCATCTGGAACATGGAATTTGCTACACATTGCCCCCAATTTGAATGGGAGTAGAGTTGTTGAGATGGCATGCAAATGCAGCTGTAGTTGGCCAAACACTAGAGTTAAGGAAAACATGTATGCACTCTCGTACCTACTGTTAAACAAGGAAATGTTTCTGTTGAGGTGTCATCGTTGGTCTTTGATCATGGGCATTATGCTAATCTTGCAGCTACTTTCATTATATGGCAGTAacattttgaaagaaaaaaaggttaaAGACTTATAGTATGTTggtgacaatttttttttcaaatgaaaAGTGGGATGGTACTGTCACACATTCATCAAATCTATTCCTTGCTGTAGCTACATTGATTTGTTAGGGCTACTCTCGTATTATTTGCCGGGTATTATGTTCTCCTTAATCTGTAAATCGTCAGTCAGATCCTTTCAAAGTTACACCATGGGTAATCATGTACCAATATCATATTCTCAGAATGTAAAGGATTGAGAGCTACAGAATTAATTTTTCAGAGGTGTATTCTTATAGCGTAAAATCAACGTATTTCACCGAAAGTCTGAAGCTGATTTCCATGTCCGAGCAGACATTTTATGGAATTCTTTTGGATCACTATTACCTTTCGGTATCATGATAAATACGCTTTGTCATTTTGTTTATGGCTGCACAAATAAAAGCGCAAGTTTACCTTCGAGGCTTTTGAGTGACTTTTATATGAAGTTGAGATGTTTTTTGGACCCTTCCGGAGGATTGTTGCAAGTTTTTTATCTGCTtttcttgcaagttgcaacactTTGATTTGTCTTGTTGGCTAGCCTCATCTTTCACTTTCACTATATATCACTACCAGTCTACTATAATTGTCTACACAACTGAGGCTTGAGATGTCATTCTTGTTCTGGCCCCGGAAGGCTTGAAATATCTAAACCAAAACCTCTTGCTTCAATTGGTTGTATCATAGGCAAGCAGTTTTCAGGCAGTCCTCTCTTGTCTACTCTAATGTAGTACTAGCAATTATTTCTTACGCTGAAATAGTATATTGTGTTTAGGCGTGAATGATTTGGTGTCACATGGTCTTTGTCCCTCATCACATGTAGACCTCAGTTTCTTATTTCACTTGGCCCCTTTACACTCCATCATTAGGTTGATTTGTATATCTCTAGCTATTAAGTGgacctttcttcttctttggacCCACAAACTAGCTTTAGGTTAGCTTTAGCCACATGATGCAGCTGAAGCCTCAAGGGCACATGTCTTTTGGTTGTTTTACAATGGTGATATCAAGTGCATACATAATCTTGTTCTCCATTGTCTGAAAATTCAATTATTTTCCCCAACTCAACTGATCCATAAATAGATAGCTCAATCAGACAGGAGCAGGAAAAAAACATCATATCATGCTCATGGACCATGTATTTGTTTGACCTTTTGCTGATAGATAGATATAACCTGACAAGGACCACAGGCTGCAATTACTTGATATAATATTTTTCAAGGAGATTGATTGAAGATAATGACTTCCAAACTAGTTCTTAGGACCACAAATGACACCATTTCATACACAAGGACTGTACTGTTGAAGCTTGAACAACACCTTAATCCAGGTGTGAACCATGCTGTTTCTTCcccaaagaaaagaagcatCTATGTTGCTTCTCAACTCTGATGCCTTGCAGGTGATATTACTGCTTTACAGCTTTCTCTTGCTGCCTAGGAAAGGTATTTTGCAGTGCTCAAGCAAAGTAGGATCTGGGCAGTTCCACATGAAAGTTCATCAGACTGTTAAAGTGTTGATTTTACTGTTCTTTTGTACCAACACCTTTTTTTGGAAACAATTTGATAATCCTTGATGACATGCAATTACCGCTTATTGTTTCAAAGCAGTCCTTGATAATGGTAATTGGGTAAAATGTTATTAAAGCAGAGATCAAAGGCAATCCAGTCACTGCCAATGTAGTTCAGCTCACATCTTAAAATAGGACTTAGAAAATGATTGCCCGTAGCTATCACAGGAGTCCATTGATCAAAATGATAACCTTTCATCAGTCAAATGGAGATATAAGGAGGCAGCAAATATATGTTTGCAAATTAAAGACCCCtatcaaagaaaaatgcaGTTACGTGACACGTCGAGCGACGTAGGCCGATTAAAAACATGATGGAGACTGCCATTTTCTTATTATGACAACGACACCACTGATGCAAGCTTTCGCTCCCTGCCTCTCCTTTTGAAGGATGCCTTGCAATCGCAGcctttctttgtttctttatATCCCTCTCCTTTCACACTAACAAGCCAAGAATATGAATAAAGTCAACAACAATACAACAATTGTTGAGTCCATGCTACACACCCTAATTCAAACAAATTATTCGGCGTTTCTTAACATTCACAAGAATGGAAGGCCGATCATATCATCCCACCCAAGAACGATGGGCCAAGGAAATTCTAAAGGCAAAAGGTTCCAGTTTGAAGATCTATTTCAGTGTGTctcttcatctcaaggctgcaATAGTCCCTCGATATCATTCAGCAACTTGGAGGGAGAACAAGATTGCCCACTGAGAGTTCTTAGGCCTTAGGGTCTCCTGATCTTGACATTGAGAGTCCATTGTAGCTTGCCTTCCGGCCGTGGTATATCCCTCGGCAAGCGAAGGGGCAGCTCAAATTCTCCAAGGGATGACAATGGTGACAGCAGGTGCACATTGTCAGGATGGATGTTGATATTGAGTTGCCTTGCCACCTGTTGGTAAAGTGGAGATGTTACTACAGTTCATTTCTTATAATAAATAGGGGATGGCAGAACTGGGAAAGGACCTCAGAAACAATTTCATCCTTCGTAACAGGATTGCGCAATTCGTTCCCTTCGGAGATGAACCGCCTCAACACCTATCAAACATAGATAATGATTGGTACTTGCACATACTCACATACTAAAGGTAGAGTGTCCATCTTGAAATGTGAAAACAAATACGCTGCACCATGACTCCCAAACTTGGTGGAATTATACTAACCAAGAGAGCATTGTCAAGCCGCTTTGCTGCTGCCTGATACTCCTTCAGTTGCTCTTCCTGTTGCTGTTCGAATGATAGGATTGAGAACAAAATGAGTAATAATTTTTAACCTAACTGGGAATTTGAGGAGCTAAGTAGCTAACTTCAACAACAAATTTGATCTCAAGATTCAATTACAAAAATGTGCTTTTAAGGGTCTTTCTATGTACAGGGTACAGTAAGAGCTGGACACTAGGGATTGAGAAGAAAGCTACAGTACCCATATGCAATAACTGAAGAGTATCAGAATAGTGCTGACTATACTGGCTAGAAGGCGAGAGGTAAAAGAAACTTCTTCAGTTAACAAATAAACTTAAGAGGCACCATCTAACTATACTGGCTAGAATGTGAGAGGTAAAAGAAAATTTCCAAGAAAACATGTTCAGTATTTTCAATATTAGATGTTTCAGATGTGCTTAAGTTTGTTAACCACAAATCCACAAGGAAGCTCTGGACTAGATTTGTGTTAAGTAGCAAACAGGCTTTCAGAAAATGAATAGGCAAGGTCAGTAAGTTGTGTACTGAGACCTCTCTTCTACACTGCAGCTC
This is a stretch of genomic DNA from Brachypodium distachyon strain Bd21 chromosome 1, Brachypodium_distachyon_v3.0, whole genome shotgun sequence. It encodes these proteins:
- the LOC100841394 gene encoding scarecrow-like protein 22 yields the protein MSSSSRGNLNNQDLDGGAAAKRLRGSSSSSKSPPEPTSVLYNRSPSPPTSSSHSSSAAPEPPPISAEDWDAVFLSAGPAMAVPASAAPHHSQAQEDSSFLRWIMDTGYADGDADAFGFKSSTGAAFFDPSFLNPQSPAPQQQQEELFALPQQLPLPAVAQREEILEPQGAVDELLEAARLADAGDSTGAREILARLNHHGLLPPSPPPPGHPPLLRAAALLRDALLLRLLPPGSGSGSVRPQPSPLDVALKLAAHKAMADASPAVQFASFTSTQAFLDAAGAGGVHLVDFDLGFGAHWPPLMQELAHSSRRASPSAPAAALKLTALVSASGSPMELRLSQESLTRFAADLGIPFEFAALTFDPSSPMPGLSLSADETVAVHVTVGGVTSAVSPATLRLIKQLRPAIVVCVDHGGGCDMPLPSHALNVLRSSAALLESLAAGGASPDVVTKVEQFVLRPRVERGLVPAGGDKLPPWRSLFASAGFAPLQLSNAAEAQAECLLRRTAASHGFHAEKRQPGELALCWRRSELVSVSAWRC